The genome window CGGGATCAGCTGCGGCACCGCCACTTCTTCCTCGAAGCGGATCGGCGTGTAGCTCCCATTGGTCTGCGGGGTGGCCTGGGTGATGATGCGGCGCAGGTTGCCGCCGTGGTAACGGGTGATGTGGTTCCACAACACCTCCACGCCGTTCTTCGGAATCGGGAACGCGTAGTAGCGGTTGCCGGTGAAACCTTCGAGGCCATTGCCGTCGTTGATCGGCTTGACGTTCAGCGCGCTGCGCTTGATCGACTCGTAGATCTCCGGCGGCAGGTTGACCGTGCGGTGGGTCGGGTAGACGGGGATCTTATAGGTCTCGGGGTAGCGCTTGAACATCGCCACCTGTCCATCGGAAAGTTTGTCCTTGTACTTGTCGACGGTGGCCGCGGTGATCACGAATAGCGGTTTTTCACTGGCGAATGGGTCGGCCAGGAAGCCCTTGCTGTCGACTGCACCGGCGTTTTTCGGGATGCCGCCGGTCCAGGCCGGGATCGAGCCATCGGCGTTGCCGGCTTTTTCGGCGCCTACCGGGGTCAACGTAGTGCCGAGCTTGGCCGCCTCTTCCGGCGAAACCGCCGCCATGACATGGGACGCCAACAGGCTGAGCGCCATTACCGCAATGATCTTACGCATAGAGTCTTGTCCTTCTTTAAGCCAGGTCAGAAGTTCGCGCCGAAGCTGAGGGCGATGAAGTCGCGGTCGGTGAGGGTGTTGTAGTCGCCGCCGAAGAAGTCGGTGTAGCTGAGGCTGGCGGTATAGGTGCTGCGGTAATCCGCATCCACGCCGACGCTGATGGCCTTGGCGCCTTTGTTGAACAGGCCGTTGGGGCCGTAGCCGGCCACGTCATGGGACCAGGACAGGTTGGGCTTGAGGTTCACCCCGGCAATCGCGTTGTTGTAGTCGAGGATCGCCCGTGCGCGGTAACCCCAGGAGTTGGCCGTGACAAAACCGTCGGTGTCACCTTGGAAACCGTAGGCGCCGTATACCGAGTCGCGGCCGTAACGCAGTTTGGATTTGTCTTCCAGCCCGCCGACGTGCACGTAGGCCGCTTCGCCCACCAGGGTCAGGCGCTCGGCGCCCAGAACCTGGTCGAAGAATTGGGTCATGGTGCTTTGGATCTGAGTGATTTCCTTGCGACGGTAGCCTTTGTTGTCGTCGCCGAAGTTACTGCGGATCGGCGAGGCCAACTGGCCGGAAGTCGGGTTGACCAGGGCCAGGGTCAGGTCGGTGGTGTTGAGTTGCACCGGGGCATTGGGGCGGTAGCTGATCTCGCCGGTCCACGCCGTGCCGGTGGGCAAGGTGGTGGAGAAACTGGCGCCAAACAGGCGGATGTCTTCCGGGTAGTCCAGGTAGTACTGGCCACGGCCGAGCATCGTGCTGGTGACCAAGCCATCGCCAGTGCCTGGCCGCAAGAGGTTGGCCAGGTTACGGATGGCGGTCATCGTCGTCGCGTTGGAGTTGTTGGTGATCGTACCCACCGTCGGCGTACGGCTGTGGTAGTTCATGAAGTACAGACCGTACTCAGTGTCATCCCCCAGCCAACGCAGCGCTGTGCCGAATTGCCCGGAATCGCGCGCATCACGGTCATGTGCACGCTGCACGATCACCCCTTCAGGCGTCACCTCGAAGCCTTGCCCAAACCTTGCCGCCACTGGCTGCAACGGCGCAATCGCCGGGTTACCCACCGTGTAGTTGCCATTACAGCCATGGGCCGCCACATCCCCACCAAAGAATGTGCCGCAGTTGTCCAGCACGGTGTTTTCCCAGTTGAGCTGGTAGAAGCCTTCCACGGTCAGTTGGTTGGTCAGGCTCTGGGAGGCGAACAGCATGTTGACCGGAATCAGCCCTTCCTTGATCTCTGCGCCTGGGCGTCGGAAAGCCGAGACGTCGATGGGGTTGATGCTGTTGATCGAGTTACCGATAAAGGTGCTCTCGCCCCAGCTGACCACTTGCTTACCGAGGCGCACGTTGCCCGGTTGGTCGCCAATCGAATAGTTGTGATACACGAAGGCATCGAGCAATTCATAGCCGGATGAACGCGCGCCCTCATCACGATGGTGATTGCTGATCTGCTTGAACTCGCGGTCTTCGTCCTGCAACTCGAAGTCGTACCAGTACTTGCCGCGCACGAAGACGCCGCTGTCACCGTACTTGAGCTCCAGGTCGTGAATGCCCTTGAAGATCTTGGAGAAGGTCTCGCCCTTCTTGAAGTTCAGGCGCCCGTCATCCCCGGTAGACGCCTGGCCAGTACCGCCATTGACGGTGCCCACCAGCTTCTTGTCAGCGTCGCGCATGCCCCAACTCGCGCCCACCGACAGCGAAGAGTCGAATTGCCCTTCGATCTCGCCAATGTTGAACGAAACAGCCTGTGCCTGGGCACAGCACCCCAACGCAACCGCAGCGGCCAGCGCCTGTGGCCTGAAGATGGCGCGCATTGTTGTTCTTGTCATGCGTCTTCCCCGGTGAGTGACAGAAGGCCCCACCCTACTGCCGCGTATCAGGAGCGATAAGCGCACCAAGGAGGGATTCGCGTTGTCGCTCGAAAGGATGACAAGGCGCTCTGGCCGGGGTCTGGGCGGGGGCATGCGGCGGGTGGATAGGGGGTTATCAGGGGAATGGATAACACGCACGGACACTATTGCCGTTTTAGTAACAGTCCTTGTCACGAACCGGCATTACTCATCCTGTTACAAACGACTATTCTTAGCGGGCTTTCAGGGCAAACGGCCCGCTTCCTCCACTGGAAGGAAAGCCTGACTCACATGGATTGAAGCGTTTTTTCAATCTGTTACCGGTGTTCACTGACGTTGATTTGTCGCTCCTTGATCCAACGTCTGACTTCAGCCGCTGCGTTTGCAGCGGCTTTTTTTTGCCGCCAATAAAACGGGGCGCCATCGGCGCCCCGCAGGATTAAAGCCTTTTCAAGCAACGATCACAGGCTGTACTTCTGCAAGTTGGCCATCATTTCCTTCAACGCTTCGATGTTGTCCTTGGGGTGTGCCGCGCCTTCGAAGTCGCAGATCTGCTGCCAGTGCGCCGCCACGTCCTCGGGCGAGAACCCCGCCTCAGGGTCAAAGCCCACACCCAGGCTGCGTTCCCAGCGGGTCTTGCCGATCCAACCGCCGCCCACTTCAAAGAGCCCGGAGGTTTCCTGGCAGGCTTCACTGCCCAGGTACACCACCAGCGGGCTGACCAGTTCCGGTTTGAGGCGTTCGAACACCTGCGGCGGGATCAAGCCTTCGGTCATGCGTGTACCGCCGGTGGGGGCGATGGCGTTGAC of Pseudomonas azotoformans contains these proteins:
- a CDS encoding DUF1302 domain-containing protein; the encoded protein is MTRTTMRAIFRPQALAAAVALGCCAQAQAVSFNIGEIEGQFDSSLSVGASWGMRDADKKLVGTVNGGTGQASTGDDGRLNFKKGETFSKIFKGIHDLELKYGDSGVFVRGKYWYDFELQDEDREFKQISNHHRDEGARSSGYELLDAFVYHNYSIGDQPGNVRLGKQVVSWGESTFIGNSINSINPIDVSAFRRPGAEIKEGLIPVNMLFASQSLTNQLTVEGFYQLNWENTVLDNCGTFFGGDVAAHGCNGNYTVGNPAIAPLQPVAARFGQGFEVTPEGVIVQRAHDRDARDSGQFGTALRWLGDDTEYGLYFMNYHSRTPTVGTITNNSNATTMTAIRNLANLLRPGTGDGLVTSTMLGRGQYYLDYPEDIRLFGASFSTTLPTGTAWTGEISYRPNAPVQLNTTDLTLALVNPTSGQLASPIRSNFGDDNKGYRRKEITQIQSTMTQFFDQVLGAERLTLVGEAAYVHVGGLEDKSKLRYGRDSVYGAYGFQGDTDGFVTANSWGYRARAILDYNNAIAGVNLKPNLSWSHDVAGYGPNGLFNKGAKAISVGVDADYRSTYTASLSYTDFFGGDYNTLTDRDFIALSFGANF